The genomic region AGGGCTACCGCTTGCAAATCGTAGTACGTGCCGTGGTTGTTGTGTTCGTCCTCTTCGTCGCGGCCGATGGGGCTGGTCTGCATCCAGTCCAGAAACTGCCGGGCCCAGTTCTGCATGCCCGCTTCGTCCCGGGTCGACCAGGCTCTGGAGCTTTTCAGAAGCTGCACCGCATCGGTCAGGGTTGCCAGCCCGCGGGTGTCGATGAGGCCGATGCCGCGGCCCTCCGTAATGCCCGGAATGGCCTGTCCGTATTTCAGGTGGGGATTCATCCGGGTGGCTTCATCGAGAAACCAGACGCGCAGCAGTTCCGCCGCCCGGCGGGCAAAGCGTTCTTCCTCCGTGAAGTAATAGCTGACGGTCAGCACCTGCACGTCCTGGACGAGTTTCTTGAAATTATCCGCATCCGGAATGGCCGAGCGTTCGGGGTTTACCTGCCCGTCTTTGCGGATGTAGGGCAGCCCGTCGGGTTTGGTGGGGTCCGGCCACCAGTACGGGCCCACGCTCATATAGTCGTGCTTGTCGCCGCTGGGCGGGTTCCGGGTCTTCTGCATGACCGAGTACGCCGGGTTGGACAGCGTCTTTTCGGCCGTTTTCAGCACCGCGTCCAGCGCCTTTCGCAGCCGGGTATCGCCTTTCTGAATCTTTTCTTTGTGCAAACGCAGCAACTCCCCGTTCAGCAGAAAGGTAGCCGGTTTCGCGGGTGGTCGGGCCGAAACCGGCGGGTGAAAGACGGCAAGCAGCACTAAAAGGCAACGGACAAAAAGCGTCATGGTCGGGATGGGGCAAAAGGGTGGCAACTGATACCTAAAGCAGATTTGCCGCCCTATCTCCCCAACGAAGCCGTTACGCCACTTCGCTCTGTCCTACCAGTCTTTCCAGCGTTTCTTTGTACGTAGCCCGGAACTCCAGATACGCCTTGTCCAGCCGCTTCAGGTCTTCGGCCAGCGTGGTGGTGTCGTTGGTTTTGAGCTTCCCTTCCGCCTGACGGGCGATGTCGGCCACCCGGGCGGCTCCGATGGTGCCGGCGCTGCCTTTGAGCGTGTGCAGGTGACTTTTGACGGTCGGAATGTCGCCGATGGCAAAGGCGTCGAGCGTGCCGTGGACGAGCGTGGTGGCT from Tellurirhabdus rosea harbors:
- a CDS encoding alginate lyase family protein, which codes for MTLFVRCLLVLLAVFHPPVSARPPAKPATFLLNGELLRLHKEKIQKGDTRLRKALDAVLKTAEKTLSNPAYSVMQKTRNPPSGDKHDYMSVGPYWWPDPTKPDGLPYIRKDGQVNPERSAIPDADNFKKLVQDVQVLTVSYYFTEEERFARRAAELLRVWFLDEATRMNPHLKYGQAIPGITEGRGIGLIDTRGLATLTDAVQLLKSSRAWSTRDEAGMQNWARQFLDWMQTSPIGRDEEDEHNNHGTYYDLQAVALALYTGNQALARQILEQKTTQRIASQLKPDGSQPHELARTLSWNYSLMNLTGFFGLAQLAENVKVDLWTYQTPDGKSIRKAYEWMLPFAEGKKPWTHQQIKALHPEEFAPLRVVAAARFAEPNETPVKEPEDSFFVLTHSLF